In one Capricornis sumatraensis isolate serow.1 chromosome 1, serow.2, whole genome shotgun sequence genomic region, the following are encoded:
- the FBXO48 gene encoding F-box only protein 48: MKKNSKRNHASRVSDIESNSVDAEKEKKECQNNFVELLPPEVTFKIFSQLDIRSLCRASVTCRSWNHAIRHSDSLWKPHCLTVRAVCQREIDDDLESGYPWRIILLRNYQKSKVKHEWLSGRYSNICSPISLPEKIMYPMDADTWGEILEAELER, encoded by the exons ATGAAGAAAAACTCCAAGAGAAACCATGCTTCAAGAGTTTCTGACATAGAATCGAACTCCGTGgatgctgaaaaggaaaaaaaagagtgtcAAAATAATTTTGTTGAACTGCTGCCTCCAgaagttacttttaaaattttcagtcagCTAGACATCCGGAGCTTGTGCAGGGCTTCAGTGACatgcagaagctggaatcatGCAATAAGACACAGCGACTCCTTGTGGAAACCTCACTGCCTGACTGTAAGAGCCGTATGTCAAAGAGAGATAGATGACGATCTGGAGAGTGGCTACCCCTGGAGG ATCATACTACTGAGGAATTACCAGAAGAGTAAAGTGAAACATGAATGGCTAAGTGGCAGATACAGCAACATATGTTCTCCTATCAGCCTACCAGAAAAAATCATGTACCCAATGGATGCAGACACGTGGGGGGAAATTCTAGAAGCAGAACTGGAAAGATAA